A stretch of Henckelia pumila isolate YLH828 chromosome 4, ASM3356847v2, whole genome shotgun sequence DNA encodes these proteins:
- the LOC140867645 gene encoding E3 ubiquitin-protein ligase APD1, giving the protein MSTGFKVEDELFLDFSIRLVSNVTAIALFMLIIALIVKLLRKSNGDEEGEDGGIVGANESSRLILSSKEEALFPSYGTSTEEDDRYCLESGKGGLWYSEDLYDGKICVICYDDETNCFFVPCGHSVACLTCANRILKEESKSCPICRGIIHNVTKLRIS; this is encoded by the exons ATGTCGACCGGATTCAAAGTGGAAGACGAgctttttcttgatttttcgATACGTTTGGTTTCTAATGTCACAGCTATCG cACTGTTTATGTTGATAATCGCACTGATAGTGAAACTTCTTCGGAAATCCAATGGTGATGAGGAAGGTGAAGATGGAGGCATTGTTGGTGCAAATGAAAGCAGTAGATTAATATTGTCATCAAAGGAGGAAGCTCTGTTTCCCAGTTATGGAACAAGTACTGAAGAAGATGATCGCTACTGTTTAGAATCAG GTAAAGGGGGTCTGTGGTACTCGGAGGATTTGTATGATGGAAAGATTTGTGTTATATGCTACGATGATGAGACAAATTGCTTCTTTGTTCCTTGTGGTCATTCTGTTGCTTGCCTCACTTGTGCCAACAG GATTTTAAAGGAAGAAAGCAAGAGTTGTCCAATATGCAGAGGAATTATTCACAATGTGACCAAATTACGAATTTCATGA
- the LOC140863371 gene encoding metal transporter Nramp3.2 gives MPSLEGDQQQPLLTNRPTDSFNEDEEERAYDASEKIHVIGVDEGVDSDDYSTKAPPFSWRKLWLFTGPGFLMSIGFLDPGNLEGDLQAGAIAGYSLLWLLLWATAMGLLVQLLAARLGVATGRHLAEFCREEYPNWARLLLWIMTELALIGADIQEVIGSAIAIKILSAGFFPLWAGVTITALDCFIFLFLENYGVRKLEALFAVLIATMAVSFAWMFGETKPSGRELLVGVLVPKLSSKTIQQAVGVVGCIIMPHNVYLHSALVQSRDIDTNKIGRVREALKYYSIESGLALSISFMINLFVMTVFAKGFYGTEQANNIGLGNAGQYLHDKYGGGIFPVYYIWAIGLLAAGQSSTITGTYAGQFIMGGFLNLRLKKWIRALITRSFAIIPTLIVALVFDTSEDSLDVLNEWLNVLQSVQIPFALIPLLCLVSKERVMGIFKIGTALQIVSWLVAALVMAINGYLLVDFFSDEGKSGAFFTSVVSTFAAAYICFIIYLVGRELNFSSLFVKANRMKNSEI, from the exons ATGCCTTCACTCGAGGGAGACCAGCAGCAACCATTGCTAACGAATCGGCCTACAGATTCCTTCAATGAAGACGAAGAAGAACGAGCCTATGACGCGTCGGAGAAAATTCACGTCATTGGAGTGGACGAAGGGGTTGACTCCGATGATTATTCCACCAAGGCGCCGCCTTTTTCGTGGCGGAAGCTGTGGCTATTCACGGGCCCGGGATTCTTGATGAGCATAGGGTTCCTGGATCCGGGCAACCTTGAGGGGGATCTCCAGGCGGGGGCGATTGCGGGTTATTCTCTTCTGTGGCTGCTTTTGTGGGCCACAGCCATGGGCCTGTTGGTTCAGCTGCTGGCGGCTCGTCTCGGCGTGGCAACGGGGCGTCATTTGGCGGAATTTTGCCGGGAGGAGTATCCTAACTGGGCAAGATTGTTGCTTTGGATCATGACGGAGCTGGCTCTGATTGGGGCCGACATTCAGGAAGTGATTGGCAGTGCTATTGCTATTAAAATTTTGAGCGCTGGTTTCTTTCCTCTCTGGGCTGGAGTCACTATTACTGCTCTTGACTG CTTCATCTTCTTGTTTTTGGAGAACTATGGTGTGAGAAAATTGGAAGCACTTTTTGCTGTCCTTATAGCAACAATGGCCGTCTCATTTGCATGGATGTTCGGTGAGACAAAGCCCAGTGGCCGTGAACTTTTAGTAG GCGTTCTGGTTCCAAAACTCAGCTCCAAAACTATACAGCAGGCAGTGGGAGTCGTCGGGTGCATTATAATGCCTCACAATGTATATTTACACTCCGCCTTAGTACAATCTAGAGATATTGACACAAACAAGATAGGTCGAGTTCGAGAAGCCCTGAAGTACTACTCGATCGAGTCTGGCTTGGCTTTATCAATCTCTTTCATGATAAATCTGTTTGTCATGACTGTTTTTGCCAAGGGATTTTATGGTACAGAACAAGCCAACAATATTGGCCTTGGGAATGCAGGGCAGTATCTTCATGACAAGTATGGAGGAGGAATATTTCCGGTGTACTATATTTGGGCTATTGGTTTACTAGCAGCTGGCCAGAGTAGTACTATAACTGGAACTTATGCTGGCCAATTTATTATGGGAGGATTTCTGAATCTACGGTTGAAAAAGTGGATAAGAGCACTTATAACAAGAAGCTTTGCCATTATCCCGACACTTATTGTTGCTCTTGTTTTTGATACATCGGAGGACTCGTTGGATGTCCTAAATGAATGGCTTAATGTGCTTcaatctgttcagataccatTTGCTCTCATTCCCCTGCTTTGCCTGGTATCAAAAGAGAGAGTGATGGGAATTTTCAAAATTGGCACCGCTCTGCAG ATAGTGTCATGGCTTGTGGCTGCCCTGGTTATGGCTATCAACGGCTATCTTTTGGTTGATTTTTTCTCCGACGAAGGGAAGAGTGGCGCTTTCTTCACTTCTGTGGTTTCCACATTTGCGGCTGCATACATTTGTTTCATAATATATCTTGTTGGAAGGGAACTTAACTTTTCTAGTTTGTTTGTAAAAGCCAATAGGATGAAAAACTCAGAAATATGA